The Candidatus Methylomirabilis lanthanidiphila DNA segment TGATTTCTTCGGCAGCCGCTTTCGCGGCCGACAGGCTCTTTGCCAAATGCGTGACCTCCGTCGCCAGCGGGTTCAAGAGATCTTTCCTGGAGAGTGACGAGGCATCGACTACCTCCCCTTTGCGGAGTCGTTTGATCCACTCCGCCATTCTTGCGATGGACCCGATGAGGGTCCAGCGTATAACGAACAGCGCCGTCAACGAGATCAAGAGGGCTTGAACCAAAAGTCGCAGGAAATTAGTTTGCCAAATCTGGCGAAGACGGTGCTGGATATAGTTCGCATCATGGAAAAGCGTAAGAGCCCCGGCGATCTGCGCCTCGGGGCGAAGCGGCAGAACGTACACATACATCAGCTTATCACCGATGGTGATAACATCACCCGTTTCGCGATCTGCAGCTATTGCCTCGATCACGCTCTTTGGAGCTGTTGCGACATGGGCAACGAGCGTTTGCGTGACCGCCAGAGGGAGCCCCTTCGTATCGTACACGGCGACTCCGGCGAGCCTTTCCCGGTTCCCGAACTTCTCGACAATCCGTTGGAGCCGCGCCGAGTGGCCTTGTCCGACCAAGGGCTCGACGGTCTCCCCCAGGCTCTCAGCCAACAGCGCTGTCCGGCGCTCAAGATCGCCCATCTGCCGCTGCCTCTCCTGACGGACCTGCAGCAGCGTAAACGCTACCACAATCACGCTCACGGTCGTCACGATTGCCAGCACAAGCCGCAGAGTAATCCGCATTTGCCTGTCCTCTCGTCCCGATCAATTCCTTCGCACAACGGTATGCTGCGTAAAGACATCCACCCTGATGCCGGCCGTGCCGGCTGTCTCTCCATCAACGGGCAGACGACCCCCCCTCGGCCGCCGGGTGGACGTGGACCACCCGCTGCGGGAAGGGGATCTCGATCCCCTCCTTCTGAAAGCGGGTGAAGATCCGTTTTCGCAGCTCATGCTGCACCAGATACTGGTCGACGAACTCGTTGACCTGCACGATGAGCGTGAAGTCGAGAGACGACTCGCCGAACCCTGGAATGAACCGGACGAAAGGGGCCGGTTCAGCCAGCAGTCCGGGAACATGCCCTATGGCAGAACTGGCCTCTTCCACCAGGATCGCTTCGATCTTACCGGGATCACACGCATAACTGACATTGATTGGAATCAGGACCGACATCCGCTTCTCAGGAAGATGGTAGTTGGTCAGGATGGTATCGGCCAGCTTGGCGTTGGGGACGATGACCATGTTGTTGTGCAACATGCGGATCCGTGTGGTCCGCCAGCCGATGTCGGTCACGTACCCCTCCTGGCCGGATTCCAGTTTTACGTAATCTCCGACCCGAAGCGGCTTTTCCACCAGAAGGTGAATCCCGGCAAACAGGTTGGCCAGAGAACCCTGGAGCGCCAACGCTACGGCGATCCCGCCGACGCCTAATGCGGTCAGAATCGGCGTGATCGAGATCCCCAGCGTATTCAACAGGATCAGTGCGCCACAGACGTAGACGACCCCTTTCACGAGTCCGGTAGTGAGGCCTGTTACCCCCACCTCGACACCCAGGCGATCGGCATACGTGCGCGTGGCCGCCGCCAGGAACCGACCGACGGCCAGCGTTACCGAGACGACCAGCAGCACGGCCACGCCGTCGTTGATCAGCTCTACGATTCTGGGCGGCAAGGAGCCGACCATGGCTACGCCGATGTACAGCCCAAGCGCGAGGCCCCACAGAAGACTGGGCACCCGGAACGCCTCCAGCGCCAGGTCATCGACCTTGCCTTCTGTTCTATCAGCCAGTGTCCTGAGGGCCCGAAGTCCGGCCCGTCTCAGCGCCAGCACGGCGGCGGTCGCCCCGAGCGCGGCCGCCGTTGCGATCGCCAGTTCAAAGATGATTGTCCGCTCAATCACTCTTTTGCCCTCATCAGCACCCTTCTTAATGGCTGCATCGAAGCGCAAGAACCGACTCACTTACCAACTGCATGGTGCCGCGCTTGCGCCTGTGTAGATCAATGCTGATGCGCGCCAGCGGTCAAGCCCTTCAAGTAGGCCACCAGATCGATCAATTGCTGGGTCGTCATCGTATCGTTGTAGCTGGGCATCTTTGATGTGCCGTCAGCCCCGAGATATCCCTTGTCTTCATCCTTATGATGCTTGATCCGCCAGGCCGCAGAGGCGTTCGGGTCGATCATCGTCTCGAGGAAATACTCGGCAGGATGCATCGCCCCCATCCCGGAGAGG contains these protein-coding regions:
- a CDS encoding Cytochrome c; its protein translation is MKRQSRLAMPKGWRFTISAGDHHAGRQVFVDFECYKCHEVAGEDFPAPRVEQGNVGPALSGMGAMHPAEYFLETMIDPNASAAWRIKHHKDEDKGYLGADGTSKMPSYNDTMTTQQLIDLVAYLKGLTAGAHQH
- a CDS encoding small mechanosensitive ion channel protein MscS gives rise to the protein MIERTIIFELAIATAAALGATAAVLALRRAGLRALRTLADRTEGKVDDLALEAFRVPSLLWGLALGLYIGVAMVGSLPPRIVELINDGVAVLLVVSVTLAVGRFLAAATRTYADRLGVEVGVTGLTTGLVKGVVYVCGALILLNTLGISITPILTALGVGGIAVALALQGSLANLFAGIHLLVEKPLRVGDYVKLESGQEGYVTDIGWRTTRIRMLHNNMVIVPNAKLADTILTNYHLPEKRMSVLIPINVSYACDPGKIEAILVEEASSAIGHVPGLLAEPAPFVRFIPGFGESSLDFTLIVQVNEFVDQYLVQHELRKRIFTRFQKEGIEIPFPQRVVHVHPAAEGGSSAR